From a region of the Thermomicrobium roseum DSM 5159 genome:
- a CDS encoding putative bifunctional diguanylate cyclase/phosphodiesterase: MAKSADPPARVSSATEAVLPETARLATLARAMLLLNRESDVRRALAEALPLFYETFAAAAAWVTMRVGERFELVAATGLPPALEAGDRQELRWSPCRCQRMALAGELTETATVLACERLARLREQPGDHRGTGELTWHLSIPLRLPSGPILGVLNLAYRSLPHLAPSDKAVLDLVGELLAATIERTQLAAELARLRSDEQVQATHLAQQLIGLSSVVEVADALFAALEPVLEPDAISLLTVDPSGQFLVLRAAHGWAVDWIGRLWLPLEPPTHNGPAWALHTGHPFTVQLDQPDWPFHIPTPVQQAGVRLSAFLPLYATRQPIGVIVANYWTVRPVSEEQLRFATLLCEIVAVGLMRALDHERTERLISELPIGVFQLDAHGRILRANRALATLLGWERPDELEGQLLSEAFADRSEAQRWLHQLGGDGILAGTEFRWRRRDNRLIWVRVSARADHSPAGQSLVIEGTVEDISERKSVEERLAYLARHDTLTGIANRHALLETLQERLARAVRSGRSGALLLLDLDHFKEVNDRLGHAAGDAVLRAVANRLIGTLRSDDLVARVGGDEFAALLHPVTREGAECVGRRLLDVIGQIMVPLPDRVIRLRASCGIALFPEHGTTVEELLIAADRALYQAKYRGRDRLEVYEPAIAEPEQPRTAHLSIVQSALANGNLLLFAQPILDLRRERIAAYELLIRLREGERVLEPGMFFPVTEGLGIVPQFDLWVLERACELNLTSRGRIHLNVSARTLREARHFAVLRDLLERCPFAPRQLVLEVTETTALIDFVQAHEHLQRLRERGCRIALDDFGVGYSSLYQLRHLPIDFIKIDGMFIVDLAENPVNQSIVRAIVALARAVGAETIAGWVESAETLALLRELGVDHAQGFAIGRPEPLALP; the protein is encoded by the coding sequence GTGGCAAAGAGTGCCGATCCGCCTGCCCGCGTATCCTCCGCGACGGAAGCGGTGCTCCCGGAGACAGCTCGGCTCGCGACGCTCGCTCGGGCTATGCTTCTCCTCAATCGGGAGTCCGATGTCCGCCGGGCACTGGCCGAAGCGCTTCCGCTCTTCTACGAGACGTTCGCTGCCGCCGCTGCCTGGGTCACTATGCGCGTCGGGGAGCGCTTCGAACTGGTCGCTGCGACCGGACTTCCGCCCGCTCTGGAGGCTGGTGATCGCCAAGAACTCCGCTGGTCACCGTGCCGCTGCCAGCGGATGGCACTGGCTGGCGAGCTGACGGAGACCGCGACCGTGCTCGCCTGCGAGCGCCTGGCTCGCCTGCGCGAACAGCCCGGTGACCACCGGGGGACCGGGGAACTCACCTGGCATCTTTCCATCCCGCTCCGGCTTCCCAGCGGGCCGATTCTCGGCGTTCTCAATTTGGCGTATCGCTCTCTCCCCCACCTCGCTCCCAGCGACAAAGCGGTGCTCGATCTCGTCGGTGAGCTCCTGGCTGCGACGATCGAGCGAACGCAGCTCGCAGCTGAACTCGCCCGGCTTCGCTCGGACGAGCAGGTCCAGGCGACGCACCTGGCACAACAGCTGATCGGGCTGAGTAGCGTCGTCGAGGTCGCCGATGCGCTCTTCGCCGCACTCGAGCCCGTGCTCGAGCCGGATGCCATCAGTTTGCTCACCGTTGATCCTTCCGGACAGTTCCTGGTTCTCCGGGCTGCCCATGGCTGGGCAGTTGACTGGATCGGTCGTTTGTGGCTCCCACTGGAACCGCCGACACACAACGGACCAGCCTGGGCGCTCCATACCGGTCACCCCTTCACCGTCCAACTCGACCAACCCGATTGGCCGTTTCATATTCCAACACCGGTGCAGCAAGCCGGAGTCCGCCTCTCCGCTTTCCTCCCACTCTATGCGACCCGGCAACCGATTGGCGTGATCGTGGCCAATTACTGGACAGTTCGCCCGGTGAGCGAGGAGCAGCTCCGGTTCGCCACCTTGTTGTGCGAGATCGTTGCGGTCGGACTGATGCGCGCGCTGGATCATGAACGCACCGAGCGACTGATCAGCGAGCTGCCGATCGGTGTCTTCCAACTCGATGCTCATGGGCGCATCCTGCGGGCGAACCGGGCACTGGCTACCCTGCTCGGTTGGGAGCGTCCCGATGAACTGGAAGGGCAGCTGCTGAGCGAGGCCTTTGCCGATCGGTCGGAAGCCCAGCGCTGGCTGCACCAGTTAGGGGGTGATGGCATCCTGGCCGGTACCGAATTCCGCTGGCGACGTCGGGACAACAGGCTGATCTGGGTGCGTGTCTCGGCTCGGGCCGACCACTCACCGGCTGGTCAGTCCCTCGTCATCGAGGGAACAGTCGAAGACATCAGCGAGCGCAAGAGTGTCGAGGAGCGCCTGGCATACCTCGCCCGTCATGACACGCTGACCGGTATCGCTAACCGCCACGCGTTGCTCGAGACGCTGCAGGAGCGGCTCGCTCGTGCCGTGCGGAGCGGACGATCCGGTGCCCTCTTGCTCCTCGATCTCGACCACTTCAAAGAGGTGAACGATCGACTCGGTCACGCTGCTGGTGACGCCGTCTTGCGTGCAGTCGCAAACCGGCTCATCGGCACCCTGCGATCCGACGACCTCGTCGCCCGCGTGGGCGGAGACGAATTCGCTGCTCTTCTGCACCCGGTTACCCGTGAGGGGGCCGAATGCGTCGGCAGGCGGTTGCTCGACGTGATCGGGCAGATCATGGTCCCACTGCCCGATCGGGTGATCCGCCTCCGCGCAAGCTGCGGCATCGCGCTCTTTCCGGAGCACGGGACGACAGTCGAGGAACTGCTCATCGCCGCTGACCGGGCTCTCTACCAGGCCAAATACCGCGGGCGTGACCGTCTCGAGGTCTACGAACCCGCGATCGCGGAACCCGAACAGCCGAGGACAGCGCACCTCTCCATCGTGCAGTCGGCGTTGGCGAACGGGAACCTCTTGCTCTTCGCACAGCCGATCTTGGACCTTCGCCGCGAGCGCATCGCCGCCTACGAACTCCTGATTCGTCTTCGGGAAGGTGAGCGAGTGCTCGAACCCGGCATGTTCTTCCCTGTCACGGAAGGTCTCGGGATCGTGCCCCAGTTCGATCTGTGGGTACTCGAGCGTGCGTGCGAGCTGAATCTCACGAGTCGCGGCCGCATTCATCTCAATGTGTCGGCTCGAACATTGCGCGAAGCGCGTCATTTTGCTGTGCTGCGCGACCTGCTCGAACGCTGCCCGTTCGCCCCGAGACAACTCGTCCTCGAGGTAACCGAGACAACAGCATTGATCGACTTCGTCCAAGCGCACGAGCACCTCCAACGATTGCGCGAGCGCGGTTGTCGCATCGCGCTGGACGACTTCGGGGTCGGCTATTCGTCCCTCTACCAATTGCGTCACTTGCCGATCGACTTCATCAAGATCGATGGCATGTTCATCGTCGATCTCGCGGAGAACCCCGTGAACCAGAGCATCGTGCGCGCCATCGTCGCGCTCGCCCGCGCTGTGGGGGCGGAAACGATCGCCGGGTGGGTCGAGAGCGCGGAAACGCTGGCGCTCCTCCGCGAACTCGGAGTGGATCACGCACAAGGGTTCGCGATCGGTCGACCAGAACCACTCGCGCTCCCTTGA
- a CDS encoding PIG-L deacetylase family protein: MTTERDERHALVIVAHPDDMEIGCGGTVARWVEEGWIVRLVVVTDGGAGGPDDATDVSPEARQRISEQRKAEQREAARILGLASVDFLDYPDGQLEPTLELRRDLVRLIRRYRPQVLVIPSPERNWSPAYQVGRYHPDHLAVGQAALAAAYPAAGNAWDFPELLREGLAPHHVQEIWVINAPVLNHAVDITTTLERKLAALRAHRSQFGDRLALVERWLRQAAMERGVRHGMHYAEEFHRIRVREPFPFRR, translated from the coding sequence ATGACCACGGAGCGGGACGAACGGCACGCGCTGGTGATCGTGGCTCATCCGGACGACATGGAGATCGGCTGTGGTGGAACAGTCGCGCGCTGGGTGGAAGAAGGCTGGATCGTCCGGCTCGTCGTGGTGACCGATGGTGGAGCGGGCGGGCCGGACGACGCGACCGACGTGAGCCCAGAAGCCCGCCAGCGCATCAGCGAGCAGCGCAAGGCGGAACAGCGCGAGGCAGCCAGGATCCTCGGGTTGGCGAGCGTCGACTTCCTCGACTATCCGGATGGCCAGCTGGAGCCGACCCTGGAACTCCGCCGGGATCTGGTGCGCCTGATCCGCCGTTACCGGCCACAGGTGCTGGTCATTCCCTCACCGGAGCGCAACTGGTCTCCCGCCTACCAGGTCGGGCGCTATCACCCCGATCATCTGGCGGTCGGACAAGCCGCCTTGGCAGCTGCCTACCCGGCAGCAGGGAACGCCTGGGACTTTCCCGAACTCCTGCGCGAGGGGCTCGCTCCGCACCACGTCCAGGAGATCTGGGTGATCAACGCACCGGTCTTGAACCATGCGGTCGACATCACGACGACGCTCGAGCGCAAGCTCGCCGCGCTCCGTGCGCATCGCAGCCAGTTCGGAGACCGGCTGGCCCTCGTCGAGCGCTGGCTGCGCCAGGCCGCCATGGAGCGCGGCGTGCGCCACGGCATGCACTATGCGGAGGAGTTTCACCGCATCCGCGTCCGCGAGCCCTTCCCCTTCCGGCGGTGA
- a CDS encoding SDR family oxidoreductase: MTGEVPVALVSGGTGQVGSVVVRFFAERGARLLVPYRTSAHWEQLQESLGSLAGLVDGLAVDLADPEGGERAVAAALERFGRLDWVLCLAGGFRPGRLAETGQEVWQELLALNLWPTVSVLRAALPHLLAQGSGRIVTVGARAALDPGPGAVAYAAVKQAVVTLTLAIARECRGTGVTANCIAPATIDTPANRAAMPTADFTKWVKPEQVAALLWYLCSQEGAALNGAVIPLAGGQ; encoded by the coding sequence ATGACGGGCGAGGTTCCGGTCGCGCTGGTAAGCGGGGGGACTGGGCAAGTCGGATCGGTGGTGGTCCGTTTCTTCGCCGAGCGAGGTGCGCGTCTCCTCGTGCCCTATCGCACGAGCGCACACTGGGAGCAACTCCAAGAGTCGCTCGGCTCGCTGGCCGGCCTCGTCGACGGGCTCGCCGTCGACCTCGCCGATCCCGAGGGAGGCGAACGGGCGGTGGCTGCTGCGCTCGAACGGTTCGGTCGTCTGGACTGGGTGCTGTGCCTGGCCGGTGGCTTCCGGCCCGGTCGTCTCGCCGAGACGGGGCAGGAGGTCTGGCAGGAGCTGCTGGCGCTCAATCTGTGGCCGACCGTCTCCGTGCTGCGGGCGGCGCTCCCGCACCTCCTCGCACAGGGTTCCGGGCGGATCGTCACCGTCGGTGCCCGAGCCGCGCTCGATCCTGGTCCCGGTGCCGTCGCCTATGCAGCGGTCAAGCAGGCTGTCGTGACGTTGACGCTGGCGATCGCGCGCGAGTGCCGCGGCACCGGCGTCACGGCGAACTGCATCGCCCCGGCGACGATCGACACGCCCGCCAACCGCGCCGCCATGCCCACCGCCGACTTCACCAAGTGGGTCAAGCCGGAACAGGTGGCAGCGTTGCTCTGGTATCTCTGCTCACAGGAAGGAGCTGCCCTGAATGGTGCGGTCATCCCGCTGGCCGGGGGGCAATGA
- a CDS encoding trypsin-like serine peptidase produces the protein MPRWVVALLVALIGASLNGVLVPTSAANDPEALVRPPAGFAAAQSALLAQAAERARYQRIFPPDDRVRVTPTTSFPASAIVLLVGETADRRLFSCSGTLIGPAVVLTAAHCLYLAETGGWVARLAVVPGADRQRGQLVTPFGTASAIDASVPRGWVEGGTSPDKTYDFGVVLLDRPLGLQAGSLPLAVVADSELENRSWPVTTAGYPSDKPFGTLWFAPVGRLLVQGDDFFLTDADWIEGVSGGPLLREDTQSVFGIAVAESFVANIARRVTPDVVRFVERFCADAGCQLGASRPPAPPGESGPRPAPPSPGVGMRFVAVEPARYATVLPGRVRVSVQVESERPLRELAVRVASYEARSDQPTVSLDAWLDPGNYTIEAVARDTSGRELRTIWDIVVSWDLGDTLWFDSQGRPKAEAVNATVRALVEAFRWHLYGTSWDGRDHRGAMPTHAQAVRPPEPVPVLVNADGFDREVTVTTLRALVEAFRWHLYGISWDGAPHPEVPTHAQRLLPPEPVDTWFTPEGQPIPEAITGTLRALQEAFRWHLYGATWDGTPRVDMPTHAWG, from the coding sequence ATGCCGCGCTGGGTCGTAGCGCTCCTGGTCGCACTCATCGGGGCGAGCCTGAACGGCGTCCTCGTCCCGACCAGTGCAGCGAATGATCCGGAGGCGCTGGTCCGCCCACCAGCTGGCTTCGCTGCTGCCCAGTCAGCTCTGCTCGCTCAGGCTGCCGAACGCGCCCGCTACCAGCGCATCTTCCCGCCGGATGACCGGGTTCGCGTCACGCCGACTACGAGCTTCCCGGCCTCAGCGATCGTCCTCCTCGTCGGTGAAACGGCTGACCGGAGGCTGTTTTCCTGCTCCGGGACGCTGATCGGACCGGCAGTTGTCCTCACGGCCGCGCATTGCCTCTACCTCGCCGAAACGGGTGGGTGGGTCGCCCGCCTCGCTGTCGTCCCCGGAGCCGATCGCCAGAGAGGGCAACTGGTGACCCCGTTCGGAACCGCGTCCGCGATCGACGCATCGGTGCCGCGCGGATGGGTGGAGGGCGGGACGAGCCCGGACAAGACGTACGACTTCGGAGTCGTCCTGCTCGATCGGCCGCTGGGCCTGCAGGCTGGGAGCTTGCCGCTCGCTGTCGTAGCCGATAGCGAGTTGGAGAACCGCTCCTGGCCGGTGACGACAGCTGGCTACCCGAGCGACAAGCCGTTCGGCACGCTTTGGTTCGCGCCAGTCGGGCGGCTCCTCGTGCAAGGTGACGACTTTTTCCTGACCGACGCGGATTGGATCGAGGGAGTGAGCGGTGGCCCGCTCTTGCGCGAGGACACCCAGAGCGTCTTCGGGATCGCTGTGGCTGAATCGTTCGTGGCCAATATCGCTCGCCGGGTGACACCAGATGTCGTGCGCTTCGTCGAGCGCTTTTGTGCCGACGCTGGTTGTCAGCTCGGGGCATCGCGGCCCCCGGCGCCGCCGGGTGAATCAGGACCGCGCCCAGCTCCACCATCGCCCGGCGTCGGGATGCGCTTCGTCGCGGTGGAACCGGCACGCTACGCGACGGTCCTTCCTGGCAGGGTGCGCGTGAGTGTCCAGGTCGAGTCGGAACGGCCGCTGCGCGAGTTGGCCGTCCGCGTGGCGTCCTACGAGGCGCGCAGTGACCAGCCGACCGTGTCGCTGGATGCCTGGCTGGATCCGGGGAACTACACCATCGAGGCGGTCGCCCGCGATACCAGCGGACGCGAACTGCGCACGATATGGGATATCGTGGTGAGCTGGGATCTCGGCGATACGCTGTGGTTCGACAGCCAGGGGCGCCCCAAGGCCGAAGCAGTCAACGCGACCGTGCGCGCGTTGGTCGAGGCCTTCCGCTGGCACCTTTACGGGACGAGTTGGGACGGACGTGACCATCGTGGCGCGATGCCGACCCATGCCCAGGCGGTCCGCCCGCCCGAACCGGTGCCGGTCCTGGTGAACGCCGACGGCTTCGACCGGGAGGTCACCGTGACCACGCTCCGTGCGCTGGTGGAAGCCTTCCGTTGGCACCTCTACGGTATCTCGTGGGACGGCGCACCGCACCCGGAAGTGCCGACACACGCCCAGCGGCTCCTCCCGCCGGAGCCGGTTGACACCTGGTTCACCCCTGAGGGGCAACCGATCCCGGAAGCGATCACCGGCACATTGCGTGCGCTCCAGGAGGCCTTCCGTTGGCACCTCTACGGTGCCACCTGGGATGGGACGCCGCGCGTCGATATGCCGACCCATGCCTGGGGATGA
- a CDS encoding DNA-processing protein DprA, translating into MWRGTRGATKYLSEIRTRAADRGVAASGVTDWIELVPEDPRYPLQLREGAKDVRPPTLFCRGNLELLASDRLVAIVGSRRARAGMRARLQKFSLIRLQARRSPEPMNGQ; encoded by the coding sequence ATGTGGAGGGGGACCCGTGGGGCGACCAAATACCTTTCTGAGATACGTACTCGTGCGGCAGACAGGGGCGTTGCGGCGAGCGGGGTAACCGACTGGATCGAACTCGTTCCCGAAGACCCGCGGTACCCGCTCCAGCTCCGCGAAGGGGCGAAGGACGTCCGGCCACCGACGCTCTTCTGCCGGGGCAACCTCGAGCTTCTGGCGTCGGATCGACTGGTCGCCATCGTCGGGTCGCGCCGTGCTCGAGCGGGCATGAGGGCACGGCTTCAGAAGTTCTCGCTCATACGCCTTCAAGCGCGTCGTTCTCCTGAGCCAATGAACGGCCAATGA
- a CDS encoding twin-arginine translocase TatA/TatE family subunit: MIDGLRQPWRLRSSLLIVLIDFGPGKLSELGSAIGRSIREFRRNVRDETSGQRAAERARTPETAFLRWTLARLRRVPGFRVPGY; this comes from the coding sequence ATGATCGACGGTTTGCGGCAACCCTGGCGGTTGCGCAGCAGTTTGCTCATCGTCCTGATCGACTTTGGACCTGGGAAGCTTTCTGAGCTGGGATCGGCGATCGGACGGAGTATCCGCGAGTTCCGTCGGAATGTGCGGGACGAGACGTCGGGTCAGCGAGCCGCTGAGAGAGCGCGCACTCCCGAGACGGCGTTCTTGCGTTGGACACTGGCTCGCCTCCGACGTGTTCCGGGGTTCCGAGTTCCCGGTTACTGA
- a CDS encoding ComF family protein, which translates to MVVALADFLDTRVVRLWLAAIVPVPPSNEDRPLQPVRELARALAERTGLPLAERYLVKQRPTPMLKSIDSLAEREQELAGVFTVTDPERYRGQWVLLFDDICQTGTTLAAATRVLREEGGVAGVYVLVVTLTRTYPEGAGGAWRTRFRSPDRDDVEGDPWGDQIPF; encoded by the coding sequence TTGGTCGTAGCCCTGGCTGACTTTCTCGACACGAGGGTCGTCAGGCTGTGGTTGGCCGCGATCGTTCCTGTTCCCCCGTCCAACGAGGATCGTCCTCTCCAACCGGTGCGTGAGCTGGCGCGTGCACTCGCCGAGCGGACGGGGCTGCCTCTCGCCGAGCGGTATCTGGTAAAGCAGCGGCCGACGCCGATGCTGAAGAGCATCGACTCGCTGGCCGAGCGGGAACAGGAACTCGCTGGGGTTTTTACGGTGACCGATCCGGAGCGCTACCGCGGCCAGTGGGTGCTGCTGTTCGACGACATCTGCCAGACGGGCACCACACTTGCGGCGGCCACGCGGGTACTCCGCGAAGAGGGTGGTGTGGCTGGGGTGTATGTGCTGGTGGTGACGCTGACACGCACCTATCCGGAAGGCGCGGGCGGTGCGTGGAGAACACGCTTTCGTTCGCCGGACAGGGACGATGTGGAGGGGGACCCGTGGGGCGACCAAATACCTTTCTGA
- a CDS encoding WD40/YVTN/BNR-like repeat-containing protein — MSRDLIGHLTEALRFRCIGPHRGGRVVAVAGHPEDPMVFYFGACAGGVWKTEDGGTTWWNVSDGFFQTAAVGAIAIASSDPNVLYVGTGEACIRGNVSHGDGVYKSTDGGRTWVNVGLRDTRHIAKIRVHPHDPDLVYVAALGHAFGPNEERGVFRSRDGGRTWERVLYRDAETGAIDLVMDPHNPRILYAALWQARRWPWKLVSGGPGSGIFRSTDGGETWEELTRKPGLPKGIIGRVGLAVSAKPGRLWALVEAEDGALFRSEDYGETWERVSDKGDLRWRAWYFHHLCADPVDPDTLWVLDLKLWKSIDGGKTFSEVPTPHGDHHDHWIDPKNPLRMINGNDGGACVSFDGGRTWSTQFNQPTAQLYHVTVDNRFPYWVYGSQQDNTAIALPSRSVNGAITTCEWEEPGGGESGHIAVKPDDPAIVIGGAIGSGEGNGRLIRYNRRTGEQRNITVWPYETSMAEGAESLRYRFQWTFPILFSPHDPNTLYVCSQVVHRSRDLGYTWEVISPDLTRNDPEKLAPSGGPITRDNTGAEVYCTIFAFVESPHQPGVFWAGTDDGLVHVSRDGGVTWENVTPPELPEWATVASLEVSPHDPETVYLAAHRYRLDDPAPYLFVTRDGGKTWHSLRADLPEETICRVLRVDPAKPGLLYLGTETGLWISLDDGQHWHRWQGNLPICPIYDLVVKDDDLVVATHGRSFWILDDVTPLRQFDPARLDGPASLFAPRPTIRFKTYPGYGSEVPNTVSYRWAGPIVYAAWVTEQPTGVKEARPLDAGQNPPDGAIITYYLSEEPAEVTLSILDADGRELRRFSSEKPVDPLPDVPDEKKPSLPPRLAKTPGFHRFVWDLRIEGARRAIGDKPYEGYLVGPRVVPGTYQVRLTVGDRNWTQPLEIRPDPRLSVTREDLVRQYELLVRIRDKVSEAHDAINRLRDTRRQLLEWRDRLEASGAAADLVDDVRRMIERLGALVDELLEPRMDDPRQFPPRAPARLAILQSFVDSADDRPTAGEEEVYRLLAXEIDAVLTRVQKVFDEELPALSQRLLQAGANPIVPRSVLARP; from the coding sequence ATGTCCAGGGATTTGATCGGACACCTGACCGAAGCGCTCCGCTTCCGCTGCATTGGCCCCCATCGGGGCGGGCGAGTCGTGGCGGTGGCCGGGCACCCCGAGGACCCGATGGTCTTTTATTTCGGTGCCTGTGCCGGAGGCGTCTGGAAGACCGAGGACGGGGGGACGACCTGGTGGAACGTCTCGGATGGCTTCTTCCAGACGGCTGCGGTCGGTGCCATCGCGATCGCGTCGTCCGATCCGAACGTGCTCTACGTCGGGACTGGTGAAGCCTGCATCCGCGGCAATGTCTCGCACGGGGACGGCGTCTACAAGTCGACCGACGGCGGACGCACCTGGGTCAACGTCGGCTTGCGCGATACCCGGCATATCGCCAAGATCCGCGTCCATCCACACGATCCTGACCTCGTCTACGTGGCGGCGCTCGGCCACGCGTTCGGCCCCAACGAGGAGCGCGGCGTCTTCCGCAGCCGCGACGGTGGGCGAACCTGGGAGCGCGTCCTGTATCGGGACGCCGAGACTGGGGCCATCGACCTGGTCATGGACCCGCACAATCCACGCATCCTCTACGCAGCGCTCTGGCAGGCACGCCGCTGGCCCTGGAAGCTGGTGAGCGGTGGTCCCGGCTCCGGCATCTTCCGCTCCACCGACGGTGGAGAGACGTGGGAAGAACTGACCCGCAAGCCTGGACTCCCCAAGGGGATCATCGGGCGCGTGGGACTGGCTGTCTCCGCCAAGCCGGGACGGCTCTGGGCCCTCGTCGAGGCCGAGGATGGGGCGCTCTTCCGCTCCGAGGACTACGGCGAGACCTGGGAGCGAGTGAGCGACAAGGGTGACCTCCGCTGGCGCGCCTGGTACTTCCATCATCTCTGCGCCGATCCGGTCGATCCCGACACGCTCTGGGTGCTCGATCTCAAACTCTGGAAGTCGATCGACGGTGGGAAGACCTTCAGCGAGGTTCCGACACCGCACGGTGACCACCATGATCACTGGATCGATCCCAAGAATCCACTGCGCATGATCAACGGTAACGACGGGGGCGCGTGCGTCAGTTTCGACGGCGGTCGCACCTGGTCGACCCAGTTCAACCAGCCGACGGCCCAGCTCTACCACGTGACCGTCGACAACCGCTTCCCCTACTGGGTCTATGGTTCCCAGCAGGACAATACGGCGATCGCCTTGCCCAGCCGCTCAGTCAACGGAGCCATCACCACCTGCGAATGGGAAGAACCGGGAGGCGGCGAGAGCGGGCACATCGCGGTCAAGCCGGACGACCCCGCGATCGTGATCGGTGGAGCGATCGGGAGCGGCGAGGGGAATGGGAGGTTGATCCGCTACAACCGGCGGACCGGCGAGCAGCGCAACATCACGGTCTGGCCCTACGAGACGAGCATGGCGGAGGGAGCGGAATCGCTCCGCTACCGCTTCCAGTGGACCTTCCCGATCCTCTTCTCGCCGCACGATCCCAACACGCTCTACGTCTGCTCGCAGGTCGTGCACCGCTCGCGCGATCTCGGCTACACCTGGGAAGTGATCAGCCCTGACCTCACGCGGAACGATCCGGAGAAACTCGCGCCATCTGGTGGACCGATCACGCGCGACAACACCGGGGCCGAGGTCTACTGCACGATCTTCGCCTTCGTCGAATCGCCCCATCAGCCTGGTGTCTTCTGGGCTGGCACCGATGATGGCCTCGTGCACGTCTCTCGTGACGGCGGCGTGACCTGGGAGAACGTCACCCCACCGGAGCTTCCCGAGTGGGCCACAGTCGCGTCGCTCGAGGTCTCGCCGCACGACCCGGAGACGGTCTACCTGGCTGCTCACCGCTACCGACTCGATGATCCAGCCCCCTACCTCTTCGTCACGCGCGACGGCGGCAAGACCTGGCACTCGCTGCGCGCTGATCTTCCGGAGGAGACGATCTGCCGCGTGCTCCGCGTCGATCCAGCCAAGCCGGGGCTCTTGTACCTCGGTACCGAGACCGGGCTCTGGATCTCGCTCGACGACGGCCAGCACTGGCACCGCTGGCAGGGGAACCTTCCGATCTGCCCCATCTACGATCTCGTCGTAAAGGACGATGATCTGGTCGTCGCGACGCACGGTCGGAGCTTCTGGATCCTGGACGACGTGACGCCGCTGCGCCAATTCGATCCGGCCCGTCTGGACGGACCGGCCTCTCTCTTCGCTCCGCGTCCGACCATCCGCTTCAAGACCTATCCCGGATACGGCAGCGAAGTACCCAACACTGTGAGCTACCGCTGGGCCGGACCGATCGTCTATGCGGCCTGGGTCACCGAACAACCGACCGGTGTCAAGGAGGCGCGACCGCTCGACGCTGGTCAGAATCCGCCGGACGGCGCGATCATCACCTACTACCTCTCTGAAGAACCAGCCGAGGTGACGCTGAGCATCCTGGATGCGGATGGCCGCGAGCTGCGGCGCTTTTCCAGCGAGAAGCCGGTCGATCCACTACCCGATGTGCCGGACGAGAAGAAGCCATCCCTTCCCCCGCGCCTCGCCAAGACTCCTGGCTTCCACCGCTTCGTTTGGGACCTCCGCATCGAAGGTGCCCGTCGGGCCATCGGCGACAAACCCTACGAGGGGTACCTGGTCGGCCCGCGCGTGGTGCCCGGTACCTACCAGGTTCGCCTGACCGTGGGCGACCGGAACTGGACGCAACCGCTCGAGATCCGGCCCGATCCGCGCCTCTCGGTCACCCGCGAGGACCTCGTCCGGCAGTACGAACTGCTCGTGCGTATCCGCGACAAGGTCTCGGAAGCACACGATGCCATCAACCGCCTGCGCGATACCCGGCGCCAGCTCCTGGAGTGGCGTGACCGCTTGGAAGCGAGCGGCGCTGCGGCCGATCTCGTGGACGACGTGCGGCGCATGATCGAGCGCCTCGGGGCGCTCGTCGATGAACTCTTGGAGCCGCGCATGGACGACCCGCGCCAGTTCCCGCCGCGCGCTCCGGCTCGGCTGGCGATCTTGCAGAGCTTCGTCGATAGCGCGGACGATCGCCCGACAGCAGGTGAGGAGGAGGTCTATCGCCTGCTCGCCSCCGAGATCGATGCTGTTCTGACACGCGTTCAGAAGGTCTTCGACGAAGAACTCCCAGCGCTCAGCCAGCGGCTCCTCCAGGCTGGGGCGAACCCGATCGTGCCACGCAGCGTGCTCGCCCGGCCGTAA